TATAGGAAACTATACAGGTGGAACGAGGTAAACCCCACGAGTGAGAAACCCAAATTATGGTAGGGGCATTTTCTTGAAGGAATTGAACGGATAGAAGAACAGAAGTAATTCTGTAGATAGATGATTGCCATCTACATCGTACGAGGTAAAGCACCGTTTGAGTACCGTAGAGACAAAACATGGCTTATTGAATGTATGAGTGGCTAAAATTAAATGATTAAAAAGCTCTCCATTCATAGGAGGGCTTTTCTATTCTTATATGATATGAAAAGCAAAGAGTGGTTATAGAAGTAATCTTGATCATTAGGGAAGGTAGGCAACCAATAGTGAAAAAAGAGCAACCACCTGATCAAATTTATTTATTCCCAAATAAATTAGTGGATAAAGTTTTTCATTCAACTACTGAAGGAATTATGATTACTGACAATCAAATGAACATTTTACTTGTAAACGCTGCTTTTGAAATGGTCACCGGGTTTTCACAAGAAGAAGTTCGTGGACAAAACCCGCGTATATTACAATCGGGAAAGCAAGATGCATTATTTTATACACATTTGTGGAATACGATAAAAACTAAAGGTGCTTGGCAAGGCGAGATTTGGAATAAAAGAAAAAATGGGGACATTTATCCTGAACTCTTATCTATCTCAAGTGTTGTAAACGATCTAGGGGAAATTACCCACTTCCTCGGTGTGTTTTCTGATATATTCCGTGAAAAAGTAGTAGAAAAAGAATTAGAAGAATTGACTATTACGGACCATTTAACGAGTATTGGCAATCGTAACTCCTTTAATGAATCTTTAAATAATTTAATCAATGTTTCAAAACAAAATGAGTATAAGCATGCTGTACTTTTTATAGATTTAGATCGGTTTAAACAAATTAATGAATCGATTGGTAACGATGGTGGTGATTTAATATTAACCGAAGTCGCTAATCGTATAAATCGTATTGTTCAGCGTAAAGATATCTTTGCAAGATATGGTGGAGATGAATTTTTACTGACTCTAAATAATATTCACCATCAAAAAGAAGCGGCATATTACGCGAAAGAAATAACCAAGTTATTAAATAAACCTTTTTATATTAACTCAGATGAAATATATATAACCTCAAGTATAGGAATTAGTTTTTATCCGCAAGATGGTATAAGTGCGGAAAGACTAATACATAAAGCAGATAAAGCGATGTATTTTGCTAAACAAAATGGTCGAAATCAATATGCATTCTA
The nucleotide sequence above comes from Psychrobacillus glaciei. Encoded proteins:
- a CDS encoding putative bifunctional diguanylate cyclase/phosphodiesterase, whose amino-acid sequence is MKKEQPPDQIYLFPNKLVDKVFHSTTEGIMITDNQMNILLVNAAFEMVTGFSQEEVRGQNPRILQSGKQDALFYTHLWNTIKTKGAWQGEIWNKRKNGDIYPELLSISSVVNDLGEITHFLGVFSDIFREKVVEKELEELTITDHLTSIGNRNSFNESLNNLINVSKQNEYKHAVLFIDLDRFKQINESIGNDGGDLILTEVANRINRIVQRKDIFARYGGDEFLLTLNNIHHQKEAAYYAKEITKLLNKPFYINSDEIYITSSIGISFYPQDGISAERLIHKADKAMYFAKQNGRNQYAFYFEELESDSKRLLLLESELRKAIQKKEFTIYYQPKVSIEKQEIIGVEALVRWQNEKLGFVSPGEFIPYAEDAGLIIPLSEVIIEKVCLDIIDWRNKGILNLLVSINIASLHFQQDDFIERINSILMQYNCSPRQLELEVTERTIMNDTEGIVEKLIKLKNMGFKLSIDDFGTGYSSLSYLNRFPLNYLKIDGSFIKQITSLKDKQAIVDCIILLAHRLHIKVVAEGVETKEQVKLLKEMDCDIIQGYYYSRPIPSKELLDFFELWEIHQKERNVL